Proteins co-encoded in one Populus trichocarpa isolate Nisqually-1 chromosome 10, P.trichocarpa_v4.1, whole genome shotgun sequence genomic window:
- the LOC7475387 gene encoding chromatin structure-remodeling complex protein SYD isoform X29 yields the protein MASSQSSQNVELEAAKFLHKLIQDSKDEPAKLATKLYVILQHMKSSGKEHSMPYQVISRAMETVINQHGLDIEALRSSRLPLTGGTQMGDSSTAQYGGSSQAVGVGKDSKAGLAENEISKVDPSASSRPPAGPSSAGHDYYQGSGTQRSSQSFDHESPSSLETRSANSQSQERGANQKDGKKAVAKRKRGDSSLHLEMHVENPQQLDPRNTIVNPRKGKMNKVDSPGSYAVRGGENTSFNKVPSSGQLEVSSSYVSAGQQQGGSLSSAHESLTSRCMWNQNKAGLPLERSQVPRFSSNAVSGNATAEIPLQQSAISSLGSSAFSKVHGGMPATSYPAGPMGEPGFAGLVQYGGSEHQKHGLAKGAVASSAEKTSEGFFSANRVDDFPTSLSTGKILENDGGSSNMFAESNKIIQGGRQSSNSELTMIRSTPPRDVGKSPVSQGSVSPGMPFNEQQLRQLRAQCLVFLAFRNVLPPKKLHLDIALGNVVPKDGGTLDGPRKELTDHKGKAQSSNEPTNIPELLMPCGRLNNAKEFDKVLPGLGGRFLDENCASKEADKLKMMEDKSGLPSDPSMLADERKYLYSTRKLDAEIQRQEAVESQAVFTTAMQQPDSARGGLPLSNPVDSMGNAFLQVGKTDHASSATFINKQAIPEAVSWTRIGSQSLPSGSIQLGLVPDRKDNAPSQFHILGNSNASEQDDDDKSAASTDSPPSPKYTMLEKWIMDQQRKKLLTEQGWVLKQQKTKQRIATCFDKLKETVSSSEDISAKTKIVIELKKLQLLELQRRLRSNFLNDFFKPITNDMDRLKSYKKHKHGRRIKQLERYEQKMKEERQKRIRERQKEFFAEIEVHKERLEDVFKIKRERWKGFNKYVKEFHKRKERTHREKIDRIQREKINLLKINDVEGYLRMVQDAKSDRVKQLLKETEKYLQKLGSKLQEAKSMASRFENDMDESRHAAVVEKNETSVENEDESDQAKHYMESNEKYYLMAHSVKESIAEQPTCLLGGKLREYQMNGLRWLVSLYNNHLNGILADEMGLGKTVQVISLICYLMETKNDRGPFLVVVPSSVLPGWETEINFWAPGIHKIVYSGPPEERRRLFKEKIVHQKFNVLLTTYEYLMNKHDRPKLSKIHWRYIIIDEGHRIKNASCKLNADLRHYQSSHRLLLTGTPLQNNLEELWALLNFLLPNIFNSAEDFSQWFNKPFESNGDNSADEALLSEEENLLIINRLHQVLRPFVLRRLKHKVENQLPEKIERLVRCEASAYQKLLMKRVEENLGSIGNSKARTVHNSVMELRNICNHPYLSQLHADEVDTLIPKHFLPPIIRLCGKLEMLDRLLPKLKATDHRVLFFSTMTRLLDVMEEYLTWKQYRYLRLDGHTSGGDRGSLIDRFNQQDSPYFIFLLSIRAGGVGVNLQAADTVIIFDTDWNPQVDLQAQARAHRIGQKRDVLVLRFETVQTVEEQVRASAEHKLGVANQSITAGFFDNNTSAEDRREYLESLLRECKKEEAAPVLDDDALNDLLARSESEIDVFESVDKQRRHQEMATWKSLLSGQGMDALEPLPPLPSRLVTDDDLKALYEAMKLYDMPKAGAESNAGAKRKGQHVGGLDAKHYGRGKRAREVRSYEEQWTEEEFEKMCQAESPDSPKVKEETGERNLPKEASGSLLAIGCTEPQAPPQLPPLPPPVEPLLLQQSKEVTPPSKRGRGRPRRATSDKSPAAMVLSVPPETGKVDVELQKGIESGSSKTSPLDSSPVPNLEGNSGATPHLGSRIAPSAQPTTPVSVALSSQITTAPLSVPLQSRGRGRKVQGAVQTPRRRGKNQVAVSPTTSSSAVPDPNINDQSQNVSVNPSVIAMGGTVSSAPMPQHPTNFPAAAAAAVEGISAATHHSGPGTALDSQPNPPNPSISPTIQSIVPSSSVPMQVKGQNRKTQSGTETTRRKGKKEVPVSPSVPDASDSQLSKSNPTLSQDKSGESGSKAIFMVSNQQNDALDRDVNQEQVSQEVGQDKKATELLDDVAQHRQPASTLTTHDGITRSMACAGSSGQIHGVDMHDVASVTKEVSAVNSSSKAKVLEVSGSESGVILSTPQLSKRFAEVVQNQSSEDNPSPVVYPATESLLHSATVEGVCKTVHQLAPKITSSSQPISSYPSVTPVFQSNTPEAMQVKRQGHKAPTRGEAPRRRGKKQGSISPAVDATIGQDPIVNPQMQMQNKSRDSLGSKVISLRSAQGNELKELKNVVQEAHIPSGLVGQDPKRKEASGILAVGRIQTADVTDVARVMKEIFSETCSSKNKIGDSSTVEVRSAPVSSKMSVEVAKNQSSEGKALSAVSILEATLPVMGSSNDDSKQPGSGDGVKMEGDHTPALGKAPTSEINPSMLEIKTSHGPVEKMRELIRASTENPVMGSNMEVNHSVLDAGDRDNITSQRPAPEGLLGDGGDPPMVTLSVSDVTEHPRSDSGYRTQASKASPKFSPHVSLGNRTISIKPDYTDYFSLGTVTPVADHSDSRNILSVADSVSRSSNKPSVKESLDSSLEIRDDEAKTHIQSGVDITKVEGEEVCKMQIDPAVSEASSLKYLSSSNKIEPNSSAAGASHRKDAFSQFGGIVLQNISPLRGNTYGPCENDLVGSSVAVEEPHKTEAGNKAEYSQVGAFVPKDLSENMVLPSSPLAREEEKDSRPFEQGLAGSSIEPETSKGFEAQMASKMDVSNANVIIPEIRPEHMVLPQSFLEAEENINGILENDAACCLVVPEGAKGSEVENDDQMGAQKVSDSVQEIVDPLPSSLVIEEDQVEGSSEKGALCFSVIVQNSGGSEAEAGKQLDASHAETLVRENVSENMVSPRSSLVSEAPVVEGSSEQDIFGFSVVLETSKGSATNNEVQVNPSQVDGVVPETKTGIWMQESEIARSSEKHQDDSSVAKQSKPSAIEEGSQMIVSEVGGIVHETSLENSCVPSVSETKAENANCLYEKSSHCVLLALEEAKQSETESSNQLAVSDFPMTGPENSLENICQSSCSLTMEADKIEGSSKKSSCDISVAMEESKKFEKENDESHVGSKECEESQVVGTSFEHTQVGSIGPEETSGNTDKSSYSSEMQEGKIEGSSQNIPEESNRLEAETDDRTQFGGMALAKMSEKIEGSSLNVPEESNRLEAETDDQTQFCGMALAKMSEKIEGSCLNVSEESKRSEAETNDQAQCGGMAQANMPEKIEDVSFSGMQEDKIEGSSQNVPESNRSEAETDNQTQFGGMALAKMLEKIEGSSLNVQEESNRSEAETNDQAQCGGMALANMPEKIEDLSSSGMQEDKIKGSSLNVPEESKRQEAETVTDDETQCDGMAPANMLPSSSLLEEKTDVLSEKDPAE from the exons ATTTTGCAACACATGAAATCAAGCGGGAAGGAACATTCCATGCCGTATCAAGTAATATCAAG GGCCATGGAGACTGTCATCAATCAGCATGGTCTTGATATTGAAGCTTTGAGGTCATCACGCCTTCCTTTGACCGGTGGAACTCAAATGGGGGATTCTTCGACTGCACAATATGGAG GATCTTCACAGGCAGTTGGAGTTGGGAAAGACTCTAAAGCTGGATTGGCTGAAAATGAGATATCCAAAGTTGATCCTTCTGCTTCCAGTAGGCCCCCTGCTGGCCCAAGTAGTGCAGGCCATGATTATTATCAAGGATCTGGAACTCAAAGGAGCAGCCAGTCATTTGATCATGAAAGTCCTTCTAGTTTGGAAACTAGGTCTGCCAATTCACAATCCCAAGAAAGAGGAGCGAATCAGAAGGATGGTAAAAAGGCTGTTGCTAAGAGGAAGAGGGGTGATTCATCTTTACACTTGGAAATGCATGTTGAGAATCCCCAACAACTTGATCCTCGCAATACCATAGTTAATCCAAGGAAGGGGAAAATGAACAAGGTTGACTCACCAGGGAGTTATGCAGTTAGAGGTGGTGAAAATACCAGCTTTAATAAGGTTCCTAGTAGTGGTCAGCTGGAAGTTTCATCTTCTTATGTGTCTGCAGGACAACAGCAAGGGGGTTCTCTTTCATCTGCACATGAAAGTCTCACTTCCAGGTGTATGTGGAATCAAAATAAAGCAGGGTTACCCCTTGAAAGATCTCAAGTTCCAAGGTTCTCTTCGAATGCTGTTTCTGGTAATGCAACAGCAGAAATTCCATTGCAGCAGTCAGCAATTTCATCTCTTGGATCAA GTGCTTTTAGCAAGGTTCATGGAGGGATGCCTGCCACTTCATATCCAGCAGGGCCCATGGGGGAGCCAGGGTTTGCAGGTCTAGTGCAATATGGTGGTTCTGAACATCAGAAACATGGATTGGCAAAGGGTGCTGTAGCTAGTTCTGCTGAGAAAACCTCAGAAGGATTTTTTTCTGCTAACCGTGTGGATGACTTTCCCACTTCACTTTCAACTGGAAAGATTTTAGAAAATGATGGAGGAAGTTCAAACATGTTTGCAGAGTCAAATAAAATTATCCAG GGTGGCAGGCAATCTAGTAATTCAGAATTGACAATGATTAGATCAACACCTCCTAGAGATGTTGGAAAATCTCCTGTTTCCCAGGGTTCTGTCTCTCCTGGCATGCCTTTCAATGAACAACAGCTGAGACAGCTCAGAGCTCAGTGCCTTGTCTTTTTAGCATTCAG AAATGTTTTGCCGCCAAAGAAACTTCATCTGGATATAGCACTTGGAAATGTTGTTCCTAAAGATG GTGGCACTTTGGATGGTCCTCGCAAAGAGCTGACTGATCATAAAGGAAAGGCACAATCTTCTAATGAGCCAACCAATATTCCTGAACTTTTAATGCCATGTGGAAGGCTGAATAATGCAAAGGAATTTGATAAAGTGCTTCCCGGTTTGGGGGGAAGATTCTTGGATGAAAACTGTGCATCCAAAGAAGCTGATAAACTTAAAATGATGGAGGACAAAAGTGGTCTACCTTCTGACCCCTCGATGCTTGCAGATGAAAGGAAATATCTGTACTCCACAAGGAAACTGGATGCTGAAATACAAAGGCAGGAAGCAGTGGAATCGCAGGCAGTTTTCACCACTGCAATGCAGCAGCCTGATTCAGCAAGGGGTGGTTTACCCTTGAGTAACCCTGTGGACAGCATGGGGAATGCCTTTCTTCAAGTTGGAAAAACTGACCATGCTTCTTCTGCAACATTCATAAATAAGCAGGCAATCCCTGAGGCAGTTAGCTGGACTAGAATTGGCAGTCAATCCCTACCATCCGGCTCCATTCAGCTCGGATTGGTTCCAGACAGAAAAGATAATGCTCCTAGTCAGTTTCACATTCTTGGCAATAGTAATGCTTCAG AacaagatgatgatgataagtCAGCCGCTTCTACTGATTCACCACCTTCTCCAAAGTACACCATGTTAGAGAAATGGATTATGGATCAGCAGAGGAAGAAACTTTTAACCGAGCAAGGTTGGGTTCTAAAACagcagaaaacaaaacaaagaattgCCACTTGTTTTGACAAGTTAAAG GAAACTGTTAGCTCGTCTGAAGACATATCTGCAAAAACCAAAATTgtaatagaattgaaaaagcttCAGCTCTTGGAGCTTCAACGCCGTCTAAGGAG TAATtttctcaatgatttttttaagccCATCACAAATGACATGGATCGTTTGAAATCATATAAGAAACATAAGCATGGCAGGAGGATCAAACAACTTGAAAGGTATGAGCAGAAAATGAAGGAAGAACGACAAAAGAGGATACGTGAGAGGCAGAAGGAGTTCTTTGCTGAGATAGAAGTTCACAA GGAAAGACTGGAAGATGTGTTTAAGATTAAGAGAGAACGCtggaaaggtttcaataaataTGTCAAAGAGTTCCATAAAAGGAAGGAGCGTACCCATCGGGAGAAGATTGACAGAATCCAGCGTGAGaagattaatttattgaaaatcaatGATGTTGAGGGGTATCTGCGAATGGTGCAG GATGCAAAATCAGACCGTGTTAAGCAACTGCTGAAAGAGACGGAGAAGTATCTTCAAAAGCTGGGATCCAAGCTACAGGAAGCTAAGTCTATGGCAAGCCGATTTGAGAATGATATGGATGAGTCACGGCATGCTGCTGTTGTTGAGAAGAATGAAACTTCTGTTGAGAATGAAGATGAAAGTGACCAGGCCAAG CATTACATGGAAAGCAATGAGAAGTACTATTTGATGGCTCATAG TGTAAAAGAAAGCATTGCAGAACAGCCAACATGTCTCCTGGGCGGAAAATTAAGGGA GTATCAGATGAATGGACTAAGGTGGTTGGTTTCACTATACAACAATCATTTGAATGGCATTCTTGCTGATGAAATGGGTCTTGGGAAAACTGTTCAg GTTATTTCTCTAATTTGCTACCTGAtggaaacaaaaaatgataGAGGGCCTTTCTTGGTGGTTGTACCTTCTTCAGTTTTACCTGGCTGGGAGACTGAAATCAATTTCTGGGCACCTGGAATCCACAAAATTGTCTATTCTGGGCCTCCGGAGGAGAGGCGCAGGCTATTTAA gGAAAAGATTGTGCATCAAAAATTCAATGTCCTTCTGACAACGTATGAATATCTGATGAACAAACACGATAGACCGAAACTGAGCAAGATACATTGGCgatatataataattgatgaaGGCCATCGCATAAAGAATGCTTCTTGCAAATTGAATGCTGACTTGAGGCATTATCAGAGTTCTCACAGGTTGTTATTAACTGGAACACCACTACAG AACAATCTTGAGGAATTGTGGGCACTACTCAACTTTTTGCTACCTAACATATTTAACTCAGCAGAGGATTTTTCTCAGTGGTTCAACAAACCATTTGAGAGTAATGGTGATAATTCAGCCGATGAA GCCTTACTTTCCGAGGAGGAAAATTTGTTGATCATAAACCGTCTCCACCAAGTTCTTCGACCATTTGTACTTCGGAGACTGAAACACAAG GTTGAGAATCAACTGCCTGAGAAGATTGAGAGACTTGTTCGGTGTGAGGCTTCTGCATATCAGAAGCTTCTTATGAAGAGAGTAGAAGAGAATCTTGGTTCAATTGGAAATTCAAAG GCTCGAACAGTGCACAACTCAGTTATGGAGCTTCGTAACATATGCAATCATCCATACCTTAGCCAGCTTCATGCGGATGAG GTTGATACTTTGATACCTAAGCATTTTCTGCCACCAATTATTAGACTTTGTGGAAAGCTTGAGATGCTAGATCGTTTGCTACCCAAATTGAAAGCAACAGACCATCGG gttcttttcttttccacaaTGACCAGGCTGCTTGATGTTATGGAGGAGTATCTCACTTGGAAACAGTATCGATACCTTCGCTTGGATGGTCATACCTCTGGAGGTGACCGTGGTTCACTCATTGACCGTTTTAACCAACAAGATTctccatattttattttcttgctcag CATTCGGGCTGGTGGTGTTGGAGTGAACCTTCAAGCTGCTGATACTGTGATCATATTTGATACTGATTGGAATCCTCAG GTTGATCTTCAAGCTCAAGCAAGGGCTCATAGGATTGGCCAGAAGAGGGATGTGCTTGTTCTTCGATTTGAAACA GTCCAAACTGTTGAAGAACAAGTCAGAGCTTCTGCTGAGCATAAACTGGGAGTTGCTAATCAGAGCATTACTGCTGGTTTCTTTGACAATAATACAAG TGCAGAAGATCGAAGGGAATACTTGGAGTCCCTTCTGCGTGAATGCAAGAAAGAGGAGGCTGCCCCTGTTTTAGATGATGATGCTCTAAATGATCTCTTAGCTCGCAG TGAATCAGAGATTGATGTATTTGAATCAGTTGACAAACAAAGGCGGCATCAAGAGATG GCAACATGGAAGAGTTTGTTATCGGGTCAAGGGATGGATGCTTTGGAACCTCTACCACCTTTGCCTTCACGCCTTGTAACAGATGATGACTTGAAAGCACTCTATGAAGCAATGAAGTTGTATGATATGCCAAAGGCTGGGGCAGAATCCAATGCAGGGGCGAAGCGTAAGGGGCAGCATGTTGGGGGCCTTGATGCTAAACATTATGGAAGGGGCAAACGAGCTAGAGAG GTACGCTCTTATGAAGAGCAATGGACAGAAGAGGAATTTGAGAAGATGTGTCAGGCTGAATCTCCAGACTCTCCTAAGGTGAAAGAAGAAACAGGAGAGAGGAACTTGCCAAAAGAGGCTAGTGGGTCTTTATTGGCTATTGGTTGCACAGAACCTCAAGCTCCACCACAACTGCCACCGCTGCCACCTCCTGTGGAGCCTCTCCTGCTGCAGCAGAGCAAAGAGGTAACTCCTCCATCAAAACGGGGGCGTGGAAGGCCGAGAAGAGCAACTTCAGATAAATCTCCAGCTGCGATGGTACTCTCAGTACCTCCTGAAACTGGCAAAGTGGATGTGGAGTTACAGAAGGGAATAGAGTCTGGCTCCTCAAAAACATCTCCTCTTGATTCTTCTCCTGTTCCTAATTTAGAAGGTAATAGTGGAGCCACACCTCATTTAGGATCAAGGATTGCTCCCAGTGCTCAGCCAACCACTCCAGTTTCTGTTGCACTTAGCTCACAAATCACTACTGCTCCCCTTTCTGTGCCATTGCAATCAAGAGGTCGAGGACGGAAGGTTCAAGGTGCAGTTCAAACACCACGGCGCAGAGGAAAGAATCAAGTGGCTGTTTCACCCACCACTTCAAGTTCTGCTGTTCCTGATCCAAATATAAATGATCAATCACAGAATGTATCTGTCAATCCATCAGTAATTGCCATGGGTGGAACTGTTTCTAGTGCTCCCATGCCACAACATCCTACTAATtttcctgctgctgctgctgctgctgtagaGGGTATTAGTGCAGCCACTCATCATTCTGGGCCTGGGACTGCTTTGGATTCTCAACCAAACCCTCCCAACCCTTCTATCTCCCCTACCATTCAATCCATAGTTCCTAGTTCTTCAGTTCCTATGCAAGTCAAAGGGCAAAACCGAAAGACTCAAAGTGGCACTGAAACAACTCGACgcaaaggaaagaaagaggTGCCAGTATCACCTTCTGTTCCAGATGCTTCAGACAGTCAGCTTTCAAAATCCAATCCAACGTTGTCACAGGATAAATCTGGGGAATCAGGAAGTAAAGCTATTTTCATGGTTAGTAACCAACAGAATGATGCTCTGGACAGAGATGTTAACCAGGAGCAAGTGTCCCAAGAAGTTGGCCAGGATAAAAAAGCAACTGAGCTTTTGGATGATGTAGCCCAGCATAGGCAACCAGCCAGCACTCTTACAACGCATGATGGTATTACCAGATCTATGG CTTGTGCAGGATCTTCTGGACAAATACATGGTGTTGATATGCATGATGTAGCTTCTGTGACAAAGGAGGTTTCAGCAGTGAATAGCTCTTCAAAAGCTAAAGTACTTGAAGTTTCTGGGAGTGAAAGTGGAGTTATCCTGTCTACACCTCAATTAAGTAAGCGCTTTGCAGAGGTGGTCCAGAATCAAAGCTCAGAGGATAACCCTTCCCCAGTGGTTTATCCTGCAACTGAGTCATTACTCCATTCTGCCACTGTAGAAGGTGTTTGCAAAACTGTGCATCAGCTTGCTCCAAAGATTACTTCCAGCTCTCAGCCAATTTCATCTTATCCTTCTGTTACTCCAGTATTTCAATCTAACACTCCTGAAGCCATGCAAGTTAAAAGGCAAGGTCATAAAGCTCCTACCAGAGGGGAAGCACCTAGACGAAGAGGTAAGAAACAGGGTTCAATTTCACCTGCTGTGGATGCTACAATTGGTCAGGATCCCATTGTAAATCCTCAAATGCAAATGCAAAATAAGTCCAGAGATTCATTAGGGAGCAAGGTCATATCCTTGAGGAGTGCTCAAGGAAATGAACTCAAGGAGTTGAAGAATGTTGTTCAG GAAGCACATATTCCCAGTGGTTTAGTTGGTCAagatccaaaaagaaaagaagctagTGGGATTCTGGCTGTTGGCCGAATTCAGACTGCTGACGTAACTGATGTTGCTCGTGTGATGAAGGAGATTTTTTCTGAGACTTgctcttcaaaaaataaaattggtgaCTCTTCTACAGTTGAAGTTAGAAGTGCCCCTGTTTCAAGTAAGATGTCTGTGGAGGTGGCAAAAAACCAAAGCTCAGAGGGTAAAGCACTATCCGCTGTGTCAATTTTAGAAGCTACACTTCCAGTCATGGGGAGTTCAAATGATGATTCTAAACAGCCTGGGTCTGGAGATGGTGTCAAGATGGAAGGGGATCATACTCCTGCTTTGGGTAAGGCTCCTACTTCTGAAATCAATCCCTCTATGCTTGAAATCAAGACCAGTCATGGCCCTGTTGAAAAAATGAGAGAGTTGATACGGGCTTCCACTGAAAACCCAGTCATGGGAAGTAATATGGAAGTCAATCATTCAGTTCTTGATGCTGGTGACAGGGACAATATTACTTCTCAGAGACCTGCTCCTGAAGGTCTTcttggtgatggtggtgatcCTCCCATGGTTACCCTATCTGTTTCAGATGTAACAGAACACCCTAGGAGTGACTCTGGATACAGAACGCAGGCTTCAAAAGCATCTCCTAAGTTTTCTCCACATGTTAGCCTTGGCAATCGTACAATTTCCATTAAACCTGATTATACTGATTATTTTTCCTTAGGGACTGTTACTCCTGTTGCAGATCATTCAGATTCAAGAAATATCCTAAGTGTAGCTGATAGTGTATCTAGAAGCAGTAATAAGCCTTCTGTGAAAGAGTCCCTAGATTCTTCTCTTGAAATCAGAGATGATGAAGCTAAAACTCATATTCAATCGGGGGTTGATATAACCAAGGTTGAGGGTGAGGAGGTCTGCAAAATGCAAATTGATCCTGCTGTATcagag GCCTCTTCTCTTAAATATCTGTCTTCTTCCAACAAGATAGAGCCAAACAGTTCTGCAGCTGGAGCCAGTCATCGAAAGGATGCTTTTTCTCAGTTTGGTGGGATTGTGCTGCAAAATATTTCTCCACTCAGAGGAAATACCTATGGCCCATGTGAGAATGATCTTGTTGGAAGCTCAGTAGCAGTGGAGGAACCACACAAAACTGAAGCAGGTAACAAAGCAGAATATTCTCAGGTTGGTGCGTTTGTGCCAAAAGATTTGTCAGAAAACATGGTTCTACCCTCGTCCCCACTGGCAAGGGAGGAAGAAAAGGACAGTAGACCATTTGAGCAGGGTTTAGCTGGCAGCTCAATAGAACCAGAAACATCAAAGGGGTTTGAGGCTCAAATGGCCAGTAAAATGGATGTATCTAATGCTAATGTTATCATTCCAGAAATTAGACCAGAACACATGGTTCTACCCCAATCTTTCTTGGAAGCAGAAGAAAACATCAATGGCATTTTGGAGAATGATGCGGCTTGCTGTTTGGTGGTGCCAGAGGGAGCAAAGGGATCTGAAGTTGAAAATGATGATCAGATGGGCGCGCAGAAGGTGTCTGATAGTGTACAAGAAATTGTGGATCCCTTACCATCTTCTCTTGTAATAGAGGAAGATCAGGTTGAGGGCTCATCCGAGAAGGGTGCGCTTTGTTTCTCTGTAATAGTTCAAAATTCAGGAGGGTCAGAAGCTGAAGCAGGCAAGCAACTAGATGCATCTCATGCTGAGACTTTGGTACGAGAAAATGTATCAGAGAACATGGTTTCGCCAAGATCTTCTTTGGTATCAGAGGCACCAGTGGTTGAGGGCTCTTCTGAGCAGGATATATTTGGCTTCTCAGTAGTACTAGAGACATCTAAAGGGTCTGCTACTAATAATGAGGTTCAAGTAAATCCATCTCAGGTAGATGGAGTTGTGCCTGAAACTAAAACGGGCATATGGATGCAGGAATCTGAGATTGCAAGATCATCTGAGAAGCACCAAGATGACAGCTCAGTAGCCAAGCAATCAAAACCATCTGCAATTGAAGAGGGCAGTCAAATGATAGTATCTGAGGTTGGTGGAATTGTGCATGAAACTTCTTTGGAAAACAGTTGTGTGCCATCTGTCTCAGAAACAAAGGCAGAAAACGCTAATTGCTTATATGAGAAAAGTTCTCATTGCGTCTTGCTTGCTCTAGAGGAAGCAAAACAGTCTGAAACTGAAAGTAGCAACCAACTGGCTGTATCTGATTTTCCTATGACCGGGCCTGAAAATTCTTTGGAGAACATATGCCAGTCTTCATGTTCTCTAACAATGGAGGCGGATAAGATTGAGGGCTCGTCTAAGAAGAGTTCTTGTGACATCTCAGTAGCAATGGAGGAAtcaaaaaagtttgaaaaagaaaacgatgAATCTCATGTTGGTAGCAAGGAATGTGAAGAAAGTCAAGTTGTTGGTACCAGTTTCGAACACACACAGGTTGGTAGCATTGGACCAGAAGAAACATCTGGAAACACAGACAAATCCTCATATTCCTCAGAAATGCAGGAAGGTAAGATTGAGGGCTCATCTCAGAATATCCCAGAGGAATCAAATAG GTTGGAAGCTGAAACAGATGATCGAACTCAATTTGGTGGGATGGCTCTAGCTAAGATGTCAGAAAAGATTGAGGGCTCATCTCTGAATGTCCCAGAGGAATCAAATAG GTTGGAAGCTGAAACAGAtgatcaaactcaattttgtggGATGGCTCTAGCTAAGATGTCAGAAAAGATTGAGGGCTCATGTCTAAATGTCTCAGAGGAATCTAAGAGGTCGGAAGCTGAAACAAATGACCAAGCTCAATGTGGTGGGATGGCTCAAGCTAACATGCCAGAAAAGATAGAGGACGTATCTTTCTCAGGGATGCAGGAAGACAAGATTGAGGGCTCATCTCAGAATGTCCCAGAGTCAAATAGGTCAGAAGCTGAAACAgataatcaaactcaatttggtGGGATGGCTCTAGCTAAGATGTTAGAAAAGATTGAGGGCTCATCTCTGAATGTCCAAGAGGAATCAAATAGGTCGGAAGCTGAAACAAATGACCAAGCTCAATGTGGTGGGATGGCTCTAGCGAACATGCCAGAAAAGATAGAGGACTTGTCTTCCTCAGGGATGCAGGAAGACAAGATTAAAGGCTCTTCTCTAAATGTCCCAGAGGAATCAAAAAGGCAGGAAGCTGAAACTGTAACTGATGATGAAACTCAGTGTGATGGGATGGCTCCAGCGAACATGTTGCCTTCATCTTCTCTCTTGGAGGAAAAGACTGACGTCTTATCAGAGAAAGATCCAGCTGAATAA